A single window of Micrococcaceae bacterium Sec5.1 DNA harbors:
- a CDS encoding citryl-CoA lyase: protein MQKDTADQSGAYWSSSVSQVTDTNVYVRGYDLEDLIGQIPFTAAIFLVIRGRIPSDHEIRALDAVLSGILDYGLEKPGTVAARFAVSANPSMAIGMSAACLSVGKHTLATEDSGRFIRATHAEFLGSGLTLEAFAEDKVNRMREARERIPGLGHPIFKVVDPRAERLRSIAMQEGLWDQAAEVYEAVHRAFTKLPGKSDIPINDVGVMAAILLGLGFTPEEGTGIALLSTLPGVIAHVSEELSGGKPIRIVPRDSASYEGATGRDFNADRLEAGWGPSGA, encoded by the coding sequence TTGCAAAAGGATACTGCAGACCAGTCTGGGGCCTATTGGTCATCTTCTGTTAGCCAAGTCACTGATACGAACGTTTATGTTCGCGGCTATGACCTTGAGGATCTGATCGGGCAAATCCCCTTCACGGCAGCCATATTTCTCGTGATCCGTGGTCGGATCCCTTCGGACCATGAGATACGGGCGCTGGACGCAGTCCTCAGCGGAATCCTGGATTATGGTCTTGAAAAGCCCGGGACAGTGGCCGCGAGGTTTGCTGTCTCCGCCAATCCAAGTATGGCTATCGGCATGTCAGCCGCCTGTTTATCTGTCGGGAAGCACACGCTGGCGACTGAGGACAGCGGCCGCTTCATCCGGGCCACGCATGCGGAGTTCCTGGGATCCGGCCTCACGCTCGAAGCTTTCGCTGAGGATAAGGTAAACCGCATGCGTGAAGCAAGGGAACGCATCCCGGGCTTGGGGCACCCCATTTTTAAGGTTGTTGATCCTCGCGCTGAACGGCTCCGATCGATTGCTATGCAGGAAGGTCTGTGGGACCAGGCGGCTGAAGTGTACGAGGCAGTGCACAGGGCCTTCACGAAACTCCCAGGTAAGTCGGACATCCCGATAAATGACGTTGGTGTTATGGCCGCGATACTGCTGGGGCTCGGCTTCACACCAGAAGAAGGGACAGGTATTGCCTTGCTCTCGACGCTGCCTGGGGTTATCGCCCACGTATCCGAAGAGCTCTCCGGAGGGAAGCCAATCCGAATCGTCCCGAGAGATTCAGCATCCTATGAGGGGGCTACTGGCCGTGATTTTAATGCGGATCGACTCGAAGCCGGCTGGGGCCCTTCCGGGGCCTAG
- a CDS encoding NUDIX hydrolase produces the protein MSITAGEEICAMDPPVPRLAVSVVLMRDSLHGVEVFVQRRALTMDFAAGVVAFPGGRVDAVDSLPSALSRTLLDSQAVAWRRTRVGTEATSAPQTAACLLSAAVRELAEECDVVLQPEDLVPWANWVTPEGFPRRFDTFFFVTAVAPDLEPQHVTTEATSSQWMLVRRILSDEAAGRLKLLPPTLAILDEIAVMRTTEQVLSGKRAIESVCLRLDEVEEFHRLRQLSMTDTRKRS, from the coding sequence ATGAGCATTACCGCTGGTGAGGAGATATGCGCAATGGACCCACCGGTTCCGCGGCTTGCGGTAAGCGTGGTCCTGATGCGGGATTCCCTGCACGGAGTTGAAGTCTTTGTCCAACGCAGGGCACTAACGATGGATTTTGCTGCTGGTGTGGTCGCATTTCCAGGAGGCCGCGTCGACGCTGTTGACTCCTTGCCATCGGCGCTGAGCAGAACGCTGTTGGACTCTCAGGCGGTGGCATGGCGGCGGACCAGGGTTGGAACGGAAGCAACGAGTGCGCCCCAAACTGCCGCTTGCCTCCTGTCTGCCGCCGTGCGTGAACTGGCAGAAGAATGCGATGTTGTCCTACAACCAGAAGACTTGGTCCCTTGGGCAAACTGGGTCACACCTGAGGGCTTTCCCAGACGTTTCGATACGTTCTTTTTTGTGACTGCTGTAGCGCCCGATCTGGAGCCCCAGCATGTGACGACGGAGGCAACATCGTCGCAATGGATGCTGGTGCGAAGGATCCTTTCAGACGAAGCTGCCGGAAGGCTTAAGCTCCTCCCCCCAACGCTGGCAATTCTGGATGAAATTGCAGTAATGCGCACCACCGAGCAAGTGCTTTCGGGGAAACGGGCAATCGAGTCGGTGTGCCTACGCCTTGATGAAGTAGAGGAGTTCCACCGCCTGCGGCAACTGAGCATGACGGATACACGGAAGCGGTCTTGA
- a CDS encoding FAD-binding and (Fe-S)-binding domain-containing protein: MTQDVLSTPGRAPVLARLEAAGVLAEEMGHRIAAYSYDASNYRVPPVAVVFPRSVQDVVAAVAACRETGTPLVSRGGGTSMAGNAIGPGIVLDFSRYMNRINSVDEATKTADVDPGVVLSHLTVETERVTGGRLTFAPDPSSKNRATIGGSLGNDACGNHSVRYGRTSDHVLEIDVVTSDGAQLTATAIGLRATDPADTFSVSRAFELGDELKQLAQDNLASFRIELGRIQRQVSGYHLGNLLPENGFNVARALVGTEGTCAIVVRARMKLVPKAPSALLVCLGYADVVDAAKDIETILEFSPAAVEGIDEAIVDTMKLRRGPDSVLGLPEGKAFLYVDLDGDNPEQVAGEASRLLERLAANGRMVDGRAVPDLVQRATLWRVREDGAGLSSRPASGGESQAGWEDSAVAPRNLAAYLSDFRDLLAEFGLTGIMYGHFGAGCMHIRITYDLRSEEGRGVFRKFTHAAADLVVRHGGSLSGEHGDGRARSEFLPVMYSPKMIAAFETYRGLWDPAGILNPGSMTDADPMDANLAHEGIPQREWRTHFELRPVEAAAAGADPWVHAVQSCIGVGRCRSDAGGVMCPSYRATGDEKDSTRGRSRALQDMVRGAKSIDEGWKSKDVRETLDLCLACKACSNDCPAGVDMATYKSEFFSHYYEGKLRPMSHFSLGWLPRWLKLTTLISPLVNLVLASPLGKVVAAAGGLTTHRKMPKFASRAMLRKELAPYAYSSAPADAVLFVDSFTKGFRPEVAGAAARVMESTGRTVGCESDACCGLTWISTGQLDTAKKLMGNAVAKLDDGADTPIVVIEPSCAAALKKDAPELLGSEAAERVSHRIRSFAEAVKEWVDGGWTPPAVPTDVTVQTHCHEYSTFGATVQRKALAALGVANVNEATGCCGVAGNFGFEANHYAISMKVAEQALAPALSKTASDVPVLADGFSCAMQVKQLDPDRKSLHLAELLDQRAPGGEMQ; this comes from the coding sequence ATGACTCAAGATGTCCTCTCCACACCGGGCCGTGCACCGGTCCTTGCCCGGCTGGAAGCCGCGGGCGTGCTTGCCGAAGAAATGGGCCATCGTATTGCCGCGTATTCCTATGACGCGTCCAACTACAGGGTTCCGCCTGTTGCCGTGGTCTTCCCACGAAGCGTCCAGGATGTCGTGGCTGCGGTGGCCGCATGCCGGGAAACCGGCACACCGTTGGTGAGCCGGGGTGGCGGGACATCCATGGCCGGCAACGCCATAGGCCCCGGCATTGTTCTGGACTTCTCCCGGTACATGAACCGGATCAACAGCGTCGATGAGGCCACCAAAACCGCCGACGTCGACCCCGGCGTCGTCCTCTCCCACCTCACCGTTGAGACAGAGAGGGTCACCGGTGGGAGGCTCACGTTCGCACCGGACCCTTCGTCAAAGAACCGGGCCACGATCGGCGGCTCACTCGGGAACGATGCTTGCGGTAATCACTCAGTACGCTATGGCCGCACCTCTGATCATGTGCTGGAGATTGACGTTGTCACTTCCGACGGCGCACAGTTGACCGCCACGGCGATCGGTCTGCGCGCAACTGACCCAGCCGATACGTTCTCGGTCTCCCGCGCATTTGAGCTGGGGGATGAGCTTAAGCAACTCGCCCAGGACAACCTGGCAAGTTTCCGGATAGAGCTGGGCCGTATCCAGCGCCAGGTCTCCGGTTACCACCTGGGCAACCTCCTGCCTGAAAATGGTTTCAACGTGGCCCGAGCCCTCGTGGGAACCGAGGGCACTTGCGCGATCGTCGTGCGGGCCCGCATGAAACTCGTCCCTAAAGCACCCAGCGCCCTCCTCGTGTGTCTCGGGTACGCCGATGTCGTGGACGCCGCCAAGGATATCGAGACCATCCTGGAATTTTCGCCCGCCGCCGTCGAGGGCATTGACGAGGCCATCGTGGACACAATGAAGTTGCGACGCGGACCCGATTCAGTTCTGGGCCTGCCCGAAGGCAAGGCCTTCCTCTATGTGGACTTGGACGGGGACAACCCCGAGCAGGTAGCGGGGGAAGCGTCCCGGCTCCTCGAACGGCTGGCGGCAAACGGACGGATGGTAGACGGGCGCGCGGTTCCAGACCTCGTCCAGCGCGCCACCCTCTGGCGGGTCCGGGAAGACGGGGCGGGTCTTTCCTCCCGGCCGGCAAGCGGCGGGGAATCACAGGCAGGCTGGGAAGACTCAGCTGTTGCGCCGCGGAACCTGGCCGCATATCTGTCCGATTTCCGTGACCTTTTAGCTGAGTTCGGGTTGACCGGAATTATGTACGGGCACTTTGGTGCAGGCTGCATGCACATCCGCATCACTTATGACCTGCGTAGCGAGGAGGGCCGGGGCGTCTTTCGTAAGTTCACCCACGCCGCAGCTGACCTCGTAGTGCGGCACGGTGGCTCATTGTCTGGTGAGCATGGCGACGGACGCGCCCGCTCGGAGTTTCTGCCGGTCATGTATTCCCCAAAAATGATCGCAGCATTTGAGACCTACCGTGGACTTTGGGACCCTGCCGGCATCCTGAACCCAGGATCCATGACAGATGCGGACCCCATGGATGCCAACTTGGCGCACGAAGGTATTCCCCAACGCGAGTGGCGAACTCACTTTGAGCTCCGTCCGGTCGAGGCCGCGGCCGCCGGTGCTGACCCGTGGGTTCATGCCGTCCAGTCCTGCATTGGCGTGGGCAGGTGCCGATCCGATGCCGGTGGCGTCATGTGCCCGAGCTACCGAGCCACAGGGGACGAAAAGGATTCAACGCGCGGCCGTTCCCGTGCTCTGCAGGACATGGTCCGAGGTGCCAAAAGCATCGACGAAGGTTGGAAGTCGAAGGATGTCCGGGAAACACTGGATCTGTGCCTGGCGTGTAAAGCCTGCTCCAACGACTGCCCTGCCGGGGTGGACATGGCCACGTACAAGTCGGAGTTCTTCTCCCACTACTACGAGGGCAAACTGCGGCCCATGTCGCATTTCTCCCTTGGCTGGTTGCCGCGCTGGCTGAAACTGACCACCCTGATCAGCCCGCTCGTGAATCTGGTCCTTGCCAGTCCGCTGGGCAAGGTGGTGGCCGCAGCAGGCGGGCTGACTACGCACCGGAAGATGCCGAAGTTTGCCTCCCGGGCCATGCTCCGCAAGGAATTGGCGCCCTACGCGTATTCATCGGCCCCGGCAGATGCGGTCCTTTTCGTGGACTCGTTCACCAAGGGCTTCAGGCCTGAGGTTGCCGGGGCTGCTGCCCGGGTCATGGAAAGCACAGGTCGCACTGTCGGCTGCGAGTCCGATGCTTGCTGCGGCTTGACCTGGATCTCCACCGGCCAGTTGGACACCGCCAAGAAGCTCATGGGCAATGCGGTCGCGAAGCTCGACGACGGGGCCGATACCCCCATCGTGGTGATTGAACCTAGCTGCGCCGCGGCGTTGAAGAAGGACGCACCCGAACTGCTCGGCAGCGAAGCGGCCGAACGCGTCTCCCACAGGATCCGGAGCTTCGCGGAGGCCGTGAAGGAATGGGTCGACGGCGGCTGGACACCACCTGCCGTGCCGACGGACGTCACCGTGCAAACCCACTGCCACGAATACTCCACCTTCGGGGCCACCGTCCAACGAAAGGCCTTGGCCGCCCTCGGTGTCGCAAACGTCAACGAAGCCACAGGCTGCTGCGGGGTCGCCGGGAACTTCGGGTTTGAAGCCAACCACTACGCCATCTCGATGAAGGTGGCCGAACAGGCCTTGGCTCCGGCCTTGTCTAAAACAGCCTCCGACGTCCCCGTTCTGGCCGACGGTTTCAGCTGCGCCATGCAGGTCAAGCAGCTGGACCCGGACCGCAAGAGCCTGCATTTAGCGGAACTGCTCGACCAACGCGCGCCTGGAGGTGAAATGCAGTGA
- the leuA gene encoding 2-isopropylmalate synthase: protein MQNAQKSSGMPAHRYTPFQDQIKVELPDRTWPDKIIAKAPRWCAVDLRDGNQSLIDPMSPARKMKMFDLLVRMGYKEIELGFPSASQTDFDFVRQLIEGNHIPDDVTIQVLTQAREHLIERTYESLVGAKQAIVHLYNATSVLQRRVVFNQDEDGILDIALQGARLCKKYEETLVDTHIIYEYSPESFTGTELEYAVRVCNAVAHVFEASADRQVIINLPATVEMATPNVYADSIEWMSRHLHPREGIILSMHPHNDRGTGVAAAELGYMAGAERIEGCLFGNGERTGNVDLVTLGLNLFVQGIDPMIDFSNIDEVRRTVEYCNQLPVPERSPYGGDLVFTAFSGSHQDAIKKGFEALERDAAAAGKDVSDFTWQVPYLPIDPKDLGRSYEAVIRVNSQSGKGGVAYLLKAEHSLDLPRRAQIEFSGVIQRRTDTMGGEVSGAQLWQIFQDEYLPSREADGRWGRYSLGAVKTETDDDGGMTLHASLAVDGVQVQRTGTGNGPIAALLSILQQDGVDLRVLDYREHALSEGGSAMASAYVECAVGERVLWGVGIDANTSTAALKAVISAVNRAIRDAQA, encoded by the coding sequence ATGCAAAACGCACAAAAGTCCTCAGGAATGCCCGCCCACCGCTACACGCCGTTCCAGGACCAGATCAAGGTGGAACTGCCAGACCGCACCTGGCCGGACAAAATCATCGCCAAGGCGCCCCGCTGGTGCGCCGTGGACCTGCGCGACGGTAACCAGTCTCTGATCGATCCCATGAGCCCGGCGCGCAAGATGAAGATGTTCGACCTGCTGGTCCGCATGGGCTACAAGGAGATCGAGCTCGGGTTCCCGTCCGCCTCCCAGACCGATTTCGATTTCGTCCGGCAGCTCATTGAGGGCAACCATATCCCGGACGATGTGACCATCCAGGTACTGACCCAGGCCCGCGAACACCTGATTGAGCGGACCTACGAATCCTTGGTGGGCGCCAAGCAGGCGATTGTCCATCTTTACAACGCCACCTCGGTGTTGCAGCGCCGCGTGGTGTTCAACCAAGACGAGGACGGAATTTTGGATATCGCCCTCCAAGGCGCCCGGCTCTGCAAAAAATACGAGGAAACGCTCGTTGACACGCATATCATCTATGAGTACTCCCCGGAATCCTTCACGGGCACGGAACTGGAGTACGCGGTGAGGGTGTGCAATGCCGTGGCCCATGTTTTTGAAGCCTCCGCTGACCGGCAGGTCATCATTAACCTGCCCGCCACCGTGGAAATGGCTACTCCCAATGTTTACGCCGATTCGATCGAGTGGATGAGCCGTCATCTGCACCCCAGGGAGGGCATCATCCTGTCCATGCACCCACACAACGACCGCGGAACGGGTGTTGCTGCCGCGGAACTGGGGTACATGGCTGGCGCGGAGCGGATCGAAGGCTGCCTCTTCGGCAACGGCGAGCGGACCGGAAACGTGGACCTTGTCACCCTGGGCCTGAACCTTTTCGTCCAGGGCATCGATCCCATGATTGACTTCTCCAATATCGACGAGGTCCGCCGCACGGTGGAGTACTGCAACCAGCTGCCCGTCCCGGAGCGTTCGCCCTACGGTGGCGATCTCGTCTTCACCGCGTTCTCCGGATCACACCAAGACGCCATCAAGAAGGGCTTCGAAGCACTCGAACGGGACGCGGCCGCTGCCGGCAAAGACGTTTCCGACTTCACTTGGCAGGTTCCGTATCTGCCCATCGACCCCAAGGACCTGGGTCGCTCCTATGAAGCAGTCATCAGGGTCAATTCCCAGTCCGGCAAGGGCGGAGTGGCCTACCTGCTTAAGGCCGAGCACAGCCTGGATCTGCCGCGACGTGCCCAGATCGAGTTCTCGGGCGTCATCCAGCGACGCACTGACACAATGGGCGGGGAAGTCAGCGGCGCTCAGCTTTGGCAGATCTTCCAGGACGAATATCTGCCCTCCCGCGAGGCTGACGGGCGGTGGGGCCGATACTCGCTGGGCGCGGTCAAGACGGAAACAGATGACGACGGCGGCATGACGCTTCACGCCTCACTCGCCGTAGACGGCGTGCAGGTTCAGCGCACCGGCACCGGCAACGGCCCAATCGCTGCCCTGCTGAGCATCCTGCAGCAGGATGGTGTGGACCTCAGGGTGCTGGACTACAGGGAGCACGCCCTCTCAGAGGGCGGTAGCGCGATGGCTTCAGCCTACGTGGAGTGTGCAGTGGGGGAGCGCGTGCTGTGGGGCGTCGGCATCGACGCCAACACAAGCACGGCCGCTCTCAAGGCTGTCATTTCCGCCGTGAATCGAGCCATCCGCGACGCTCAGGCCTGA
- a CDS encoding MarR family transcriptional regulator, with translation MIDQKKMTHSFFEALHPLLARLNVERTLSPGKLGILRYLSEHGRATTSELAVAGRVSPQGISLAARELERLQLVTRVPDDVDRRRVWIELTREGGEKLSQEVSVGYGWLDRTVSERLTPEDRRVLEAVIPVLRKLASEASSD, from the coding sequence ATGATTGACCAGAAGAAAATGACACACTCCTTCTTTGAGGCGCTGCACCCTCTACTGGCGCGCTTGAACGTAGAACGGACCCTCTCGCCTGGAAAGCTGGGCATTCTCAGATATCTGTCCGAGCACGGCCGGGCCACCACTTCGGAACTTGCTGTGGCTGGACGGGTCAGCCCTCAGGGCATCTCGCTCGCTGCGCGGGAATTGGAACGGCTGCAGCTTGTGACGCGCGTACCTGATGACGTGGACCGTCGCCGGGTCTGGATCGAACTTACGCGGGAGGGCGGCGAAAAACTTTCTCAGGAGGTGTCTGTTGGGTACGGCTGGCTGGACCGGACAGTCAGCGAGCGCTTGACGCCGGAAGACCGCAGGGTGCTCGAGGCAGTCATTCCCGTTCTCAGAAAGCTGGCGTCCGAGGCGAGCAGCGACTGA
- a CDS encoding 3-hydroxyacyl-CoA dehydrogenase NAD-binding domain-containing protein, which translates to MTNPTRTVAQSGDPDAKPLGGLSPYVQLTEVQLPGAGNFALITLTGGDGKPATFSPESLQALHGMLAEVAKRVDSGRVAGVGITGQNRFFVAGADLKSLKCVKDLESARAVARLGHQVFGALAAIKVPTFAFINGAAIGGGLEVALAARYRTISSDAKGISLPEAYLGLVPGWGGVYRLPRLIGPANAVKLMIENPLANNKVLDGRSAYELGISDTVFDSPDFLSQSLAWADLVITDTAFREELDRRRASVAGSSREEWDAAVAAGRAIVASKTSNASPAPARLLDLLELGRSLDQAQSADLEVNALGELILTPQFKNSMYAFLELLQRRAKNPSNAPDPALARPINKVGVVGAGLMAGQLALLFARQLQVPVVMTDIDQGRVDRGVGDVHAQVDKLFTRKRISLDDADRLKTLISGSVSKTAFADADFVIEAVFEELSVKKQVLAEVESVVSEKCVLATNTSSLLVTEMAADLLHPERVIGFHFFNPAAAMPLLEVVQAAKTNDEALATAFVLGSTLKKTSVLIRDATGFVVNRVLLRLVVEVLRAFDAGTPAIVADKALKPMGLPMTPFRLLAMIGLPVAQHVIESLHLAFGDRFPISTNLQRLIDHGITSFWSDESDGSPHIPRSTLEILEFTDSPATSEQLLERVQDALAQEIGLLLDEGVVASAEDVDLCMIAGAGWPLHLGGITPYLDRTGASERVNGQRFHLDKRQVQLRSPSCPGTP; encoded by the coding sequence ATGACAAACCCGACTCGCACGGTAGCTCAATCCGGTGATCCGGATGCCAAGCCCCTCGGCGGGCTGTCGCCCTATGTGCAATTGACAGAGGTCCAGCTGCCTGGAGCCGGCAACTTCGCGCTGATCACTCTGACCGGTGGTGACGGCAAGCCCGCCACCTTTAGCCCCGAGTCGCTGCAGGCACTCCACGGGATGCTTGCGGAAGTCGCGAAGCGAGTCGACTCAGGACGCGTGGCTGGCGTTGGCATCACCGGCCAGAATCGCTTTTTTGTGGCCGGCGCAGACTTAAAGTCTCTGAAATGCGTGAAGGACCTGGAGTCGGCCCGAGCTGTTGCACGTCTAGGACATCAGGTGTTTGGCGCACTCGCGGCAATAAAAGTTCCAACTTTCGCCTTCATCAATGGCGCGGCCATAGGCGGCGGGCTGGAAGTCGCGTTGGCAGCGCGCTACCGTACAATTTCATCGGACGCGAAGGGGATATCTCTGCCCGAGGCCTACCTCGGCCTGGTTCCCGGCTGGGGCGGAGTGTACCGACTTCCCCGGCTCATCGGGCCCGCTAATGCGGTGAAGTTGATGATCGAGAACCCACTGGCTAACAACAAGGTTCTTGACGGCAGGTCAGCGTATGAGCTTGGTATTTCAGACACTGTATTCGACAGTCCCGATTTCCTGAGTCAGTCACTGGCCTGGGCTGACCTGGTTATTACCGATACGGCATTCCGGGAAGAACTTGACCGACGGCGGGCCTCGGTTGCCGGCTCCTCTCGGGAAGAATGGGATGCGGCCGTGGCTGCGGGTCGGGCCATCGTTGCATCCAAGACCTCCAATGCCTCACCTGCCCCTGCTCGTCTGCTGGATCTGCTCGAACTCGGCAGGAGTCTGGATCAGGCACAATCCGCGGATTTGGAAGTCAACGCACTCGGCGAACTGATCCTGACACCGCAGTTCAAGAATTCAATGTATGCGTTTCTTGAACTTCTACAGCGTAGAGCCAAGAATCCGTCGAATGCGCCTGATCCGGCGCTGGCCCGCCCGATCAACAAGGTCGGAGTTGTCGGCGCTGGACTGATGGCCGGGCAGCTGGCCCTGCTGTTTGCCCGACAGCTCCAGGTACCCGTTGTGATGACGGACATCGACCAAGGCCGCGTAGATAGAGGTGTAGGTGACGTCCACGCCCAGGTGGACAAACTGTTCACCCGCAAACGCATCTCCCTGGACGACGCCGATCGCCTTAAAACCCTTATTAGCGGCTCGGTGTCCAAAACCGCCTTTGCCGACGCTGACTTTGTGATCGAGGCGGTCTTCGAAGAACTCTCTGTCAAGAAGCAGGTCCTCGCAGAAGTCGAGTCCGTCGTTTCCGAAAAGTGCGTTCTTGCCACCAATACGTCCTCGCTGCTGGTGACGGAGATGGCCGCAGACCTCCTGCACCCGGAACGCGTCATCGGGTTTCACTTTTTTAATCCGGCCGCCGCCATGCCCCTGCTGGAGGTTGTGCAGGCAGCCAAAACCAATGATGAAGCCTTGGCCACAGCGTTCGTCCTCGGTAGCACGCTGAAAAAGACCTCGGTGCTCATCCGTGATGCCACAGGATTTGTGGTCAACCGTGTACTACTGCGGCTGGTTGTGGAGGTCCTGAGGGCCTTTGACGCGGGCACCCCTGCTATCGTCGCCGACAAGGCACTCAAGCCCATGGGACTGCCAATGACGCCATTTCGGCTTTTGGCCATGATCGGTCTTCCTGTGGCGCAGCATGTTATCGAATCCCTCCATCTCGCCTTCGGCGACCGGTTCCCCATCTCGACTAATCTCCAGAGACTTATAGACCATGGCATCACCTCGTTCTGGTCTGATGAATCCGATGGCAGCCCGCACATCCCACGGTCCACCTTGGAAATCCTGGAGTTCACTGACAGCCCTGCGACTTCGGAGCAACTGCTTGAACGTGTCCAGGACGCCTTGGCGCAAGAGATCGGGCTTCTACTTGACGAAGGAGTGGTCGCATCGGCGGAGGACGTGGACCTTTGCATGATCGCTGGCGCTGGCTGGCCGCTCCACCTCGGTGGTATCACTCCTTATTTGGACCGGACGGGCGCCTCCGAAAGAGTCAATGGCCAGCGGTTTCACCTGGACAAGCGGCAGGTCCAGCTGCGGAGCCCATCTTGCCCTGGGACCCCTTGA
- a CDS encoding TetR/AcrR family transcriptional regulator, protein MRKGQEVEEAAGWPSPSWTVQEEAELRRQTVRGSKRVASKETQTSPPQRRTQQERREEAEMRLLAAARTLLSRKGWVGMTLAEVGLTAGYSRGQAAHHFGSKGALLRALTLHINRSFAQEMQDAPKPPAGLQAVLGYVRVYLGRSDPKWINTRTLLLLLAESLLEDSETADVVAVYNREMFAWLEDNLRIGIEQGEVRRDINPALGAEFVVGALRGLASQRLIQGSPADIRGIKDQVVQLVEHTFAAPSDREQKEGANDG, encoded by the coding sequence GTGCGCAAAGGGCAAGAAGTCGAAGAAGCAGCGGGATGGCCTTCACCCAGTTGGACTGTTCAAGAAGAGGCTGAGCTGCGGCGGCAGACTGTCCGGGGAAGCAAACGCGTAGCAAGCAAAGAAACGCAGACCTCGCCGCCGCAACGCCGCACTCAGCAAGAGCGGCGCGAGGAAGCTGAGATGAGGCTTCTTGCGGCAGCGCGGACCCTGCTCTCGCGCAAAGGATGGGTCGGAATGACCTTGGCGGAGGTGGGCCTCACGGCTGGCTACAGCCGGGGACAAGCCGCGCACCACTTCGGCAGCAAAGGTGCGCTGTTGCGTGCCCTGACGCTGCACATCAATCGGTCGTTCGCGCAGGAGATGCAAGATGCGCCAAAGCCTCCTGCCGGCCTGCAGGCGGTTCTCGGCTATGTCCGAGTGTACCTGGGGCGTAGCGATCCGAAGTGGATAAACACCCGAACCCTCCTGTTGCTGCTGGCGGAGTCCTTGCTCGAAGACTCGGAGACGGCCGACGTAGTAGCGGTATATAACCGCGAAATGTTTGCCTGGCTGGAGGACAACCTTCGCATCGGAATTGAGCAGGGCGAGGTGCGCCGCGATATTAATCCAGCGCTCGGAGCTGAGTTCGTTGTGGGCGCGCTGCGTGGCCTTGCATCGCAACGTCTTATACAGGGTTCGCCGGCAGACATACGTGGAATTAAGGATCAGGTAGTGCAATTAGTCGAACACACGTTCGCAGCGCCCTCCGATCGCGAACAGAAGGAAGGAGCAAACGATGGATGA
- a CDS encoding acyl-CoA dehydrogenase family protein has product MDDETREMLHQTAASIFAEGPSDLWEVLKSVGFDKALVPESKGGVGVSWAVACELLAIAGKHAAAVPMAEAMIGHWLVDLAGVEEIELPTLGFSSLSEPVRLTRTGDEWHVGGALVRVPWGSACTHIVFISEGPEAQLIVVARDASGVSITPGHNLAGEPRDDIAFEGVVPHAVVPAPFESNSLQAVAAITRSALMAGAIERALTLTVDYANMRVQFGRPIGKFQAVQQNIAVLATQAAAARAATEAGSEAIDDWIAGENESLMHSVAVASAKIRTGEAAGEAAAIAHQVFGAIGFTEEHELQRFTKRLWSWRDEYGNEAFWAEVLGQRVLADESGKTLWRTLTPAGSALELGATR; this is encoded by the coding sequence ATGGATGATGAAACTCGCGAGATGCTCCATCAAACGGCAGCGAGCATTTTCGCTGAGGGACCCTCTGACTTATGGGAGGTCCTTAAAAGCGTTGGATTTGACAAGGCATTGGTGCCTGAAAGCAAGGGCGGCGTGGGCGTGAGCTGGGCAGTTGCCTGCGAGCTTCTGGCAATCGCAGGCAAGCACGCAGCTGCCGTGCCGATGGCCGAGGCAATGATTGGGCACTGGCTCGTTGATCTTGCAGGTGTTGAAGAGATAGAACTGCCGACCCTCGGCTTTTCGTCGCTCTCGGAACCGGTCCGGCTCACCCGCACCGGCGACGAGTGGCACGTCGGCGGGGCACTTGTACGGGTGCCTTGGGGCAGTGCCTGCACACACATCGTATTCATTAGTGAGGGCCCGGAAGCCCAACTGATCGTAGTTGCCCGCGATGCATCGGGCGTCTCAATTACGCCCGGTCACAATCTCGCAGGGGAGCCGCGCGATGACATCGCCTTCGAAGGCGTAGTGCCGCATGCGGTGGTGCCTGCGCCGTTTGAATCGAATTCGCTGCAGGCGGTAGCTGCAATCACGCGCAGTGCTCTGATGGCAGGCGCCATCGAACGTGCTTTGACCCTGACTGTGGATTACGCCAACATGCGGGTCCAATTCGGCAGGCCGATTGGCAAGTTCCAAGCGGTCCAGCAGAACATTGCCGTACTTGCGACCCAGGCAGCAGCCGCGCGTGCAGCGACCGAAGCCGGGAGTGAGGCGATTGACGACTGGATCGCTGGCGAGAATGAGTCACTCATGCACAGCGTTGCAGTGGCAAGCGCGAAGATCCGCACTGGGGAAGCAGCCGGAGAAGCCGCTGCCATCGCACACCAGGTATTCGGGGCGATCGGCTTCACTGAGGAACACGAATTGCAGCGCTTCACGAAACGACTCTGGTCCTGGCGCGACGAATACGGCAACGAAGCCTTTTGGGCCGAAGTTCTCGGGCAACGCGTTCTGGCCGACGAATCTGGGAAAACCCTCTGGCGCACGCTGACGCCGGCGGGCAGTGCCCTCGAATTAGGAGCGACGCGATGA